A window from Hoeflea sp. IMCC20628 encodes these proteins:
- a CDS encoding fumarylacetoacetate hydrolase family protein, translating to MKLVTFSKDGNIGAGFIDDDQIVVCAEGDGAAYAVRALIEAGSPGIQAWQAMGAGGAPRVPISDVTLLSPVPDPRRDIFCVGKNYFAHAKEFHSSGFDSSGKEAVPSAPIIFTKATTSIVGPEAVVRGSLDPTATVDYEGELGVIIGTRAFQVAKDKAYDHVFGYVVINDVTSRELQRRHNQWVIGKGIDTFCPMGPYIVTADEVGDVSKLKLETEINGEIRQKASVADLIFDIPTLIETISATMTLLPGDIIATGTPEGVGIGFNPPKYLTEGDHMTVRITGLGELHNVIG from the coding sequence ATGAAATTAGTCACATTTAGCAAAGACGGAAACATTGGTGCAGGCTTTATAGATGACGATCAGATCGTTGTCTGTGCCGAAGGCGACGGGGCCGCCTATGCTGTTCGCGCACTGATTGAGGCAGGCTCCCCGGGCATTCAGGCCTGGCAGGCAATGGGCGCCGGTGGAGCGCCGCGCGTTCCCATTTCTGACGTCACTCTTCTTTCACCGGTTCCCGATCCCCGACGCGACATATTTTGCGTGGGCAAGAACTACTTCGCGCACGCAAAGGAATTTCACTCGAGTGGGTTTGATTCCAGCGGCAAGGAGGCCGTACCGAGTGCGCCGATTATTTTCACCAAGGCGACCACCAGTATCGTTGGACCGGAAGCAGTGGTGCGAGGTTCTCTCGACCCGACTGCAACAGTCGATTACGAAGGCGAGCTTGGCGTGATTATCGGCACCCGCGCTTTTCAGGTAGCCAAAGACAAAGCCTATGACCATGTGTTTGGCTATGTCGTCATCAACGATGTGACTTCGCGTGAGTTGCAGCGACGTCACAATCAGTGGGTCATAGGCAAAGGCATCGACACCTTTTGCCCCATGGGGCCCTACATCGTGACCGCAGATGAAGTAGGTGACGTCTCGAAGCTCAAGCTTGAAACCGAAATAAATGGCGAGATCCGTCAGAAGGCCTCGGTTGCCGATCTCATTTTTGACATTCCGACGCTGATTGAAACGATCTCAGCAACGATGACATTGTTGCCTGGCGATATCATCGCCACGGGCACGCCAGAGGGCGTCGGCATCGGATTCAACCCGCCAAAATACCTAACAGAAGGCGATCACATGACCGTCCGGATAACGGGTCTGGGCGAGTTGCACAATGTAATCGGCTGA
- a CDS encoding FCD domain-containing protein translates to MNKAIAASPPSLEVTGVQLVPGGTLAQAAYRALRTDILSGTRPPGERLRIEKLKSLYEIGPTPLREALQMLATDQLVIAEDNRGFTVAPLEPDEFADLNIARTAIELSALRLSIEHGDAEWEASVVAASYLMRKQDDALARSTSGVPDAWEAANTGFHTALVAACGSRWLLKLRASLHDQCARYRRASVYQKLGQRDLCVEHQAISEAVLARDADRACDLMTWHFALTAAGLADASPQQAVGK, encoded by the coding sequence GTGAACAAGGCCATTGCCGCATCCCCACCATCGCTCGAAGTGACGGGCGTTCAACTCGTCCCCGGCGGAACTCTCGCCCAGGCGGCCTACCGGGCGCTGCGGACGGATATCCTCAGCGGTACCCGTCCTCCGGGTGAAAGGCTGCGGATCGAGAAACTGAAATCTCTTTATGAAATAGGACCGACCCCGCTCAGGGAAGCATTGCAAATGCTGGCAACCGATCAGTTGGTGATCGCTGAGGACAATCGTGGTTTCACCGTGGCGCCGCTTGAGCCCGACGAGTTTGCAGATCTTAACATAGCCCGGACGGCCATCGAGCTCTCGGCGCTGCGATTGTCCATCGAGCACGGAGATGCGGAATGGGAGGCAAGTGTCGTCGCTGCAAGCTATTTGATGCGAAAGCAAGACGATGCACTGGCACGTTCCACCTCCGGCGTGCCTGATGCATGGGAAGCGGCTAACACCGGTTTTCACACGGCGCTGGTGGCAGCCTGCGGATCACGCTGGTTGCTGAAACTGCGGGCCAGTTTGCATGATCAGTGCGCGCGCTATCGTCGCGCCTCGGTCTATCAGAAGCTCGGTCAACGCGATCTGTGCGTGGAACACCAGGCGATTTCGGAAGCTGTTCTAGCCCGCGATGCTGATCGGGCCTGCGATCTGATGACTTGGCATTTTGCGCTCACGGCGGCTGGTCTGGCTGATGCATCTCCACAGCAGGCTGTTGGTAAATGA
- a CDS encoding sulfite exporter TauE/SafE family protein has product MTLQIALFLVAGLFGGIVNAAAGGAKLFVFPMLLAAGLPPLVANATGTAGVWPSQLAAIWVFREHLRDNIRGLIGQMLPALAGAFCGALALIWSSEAAFLAVIPVLLIIAVGAILLGNRLAEIAQRLFPGDRLKPVTGFLLFASGVYGGYFGAGYGFILLAVLSVTGLGLRQANASKNLFAFCMNTIAVIPLSFSGLIDWVAAGSVLTGSLIGGYFGARLSQAVPEKYLRAGVAGVGVILTASFLLR; this is encoded by the coding sequence ATGACCCTGCAAATCGCGCTGTTTCTTGTTGCCGGCCTCTTTGGCGGGATCGTCAACGCGGCCGCTGGCGGCGCGAAATTATTTGTGTTTCCGATGTTGCTTGCGGCCGGGCTTCCGCCGCTTGTCGCCAACGCGACCGGGACAGCCGGCGTCTGGCCGTCGCAACTGGCTGCTATCTGGGTGTTTCGCGAACATCTGCGCGACAATATCCGCGGTCTGATAGGTCAGATGCTGCCAGCATTGGCGGGAGCCTTTTGCGGGGCCCTGGCATTGATCTGGTCCTCGGAAGCTGCGTTTCTGGCTGTCATACCTGTTTTGCTGATCATCGCGGTGGGGGCAATTCTTCTGGGAAACCGGCTTGCCGAAATCGCCCAGCGCCTGTTTCCCGGTGACAGGCTGAAACCGGTCACCGGTTTTTTGCTGTTTGCTAGTGGGGTGTATGGCGGTTATTTCGGCGCAGGCTATGGTTTCATTCTGCTGGCCGTTCTGTCGGTGACGGGGCTTGGGCTGCGGCAGGCAAACGCCAGCAAGAACCTCTTTGCCTTCTGCATGAATACAATTGCGGTGATTCCGCTGAGCTTTTCCGGGCTGATTGACTGGGTTGCGGCAGGCTCAGTTCTGACCGGCTCGCTTATCGGTGGCTATTTTGGTGCCCGGTTGAGTCAGGCTGTTCCCGAGAAATATCTGCGTGCCGGCGTGGCTGGCGTGGGGGTAATCCTGACGGCTTCTTTCTTGCTGAGATAA
- a CDS encoding fumarylacetoacetate hydrolase family protein: MFEVNTTWRLGVIENETVIDLVAAGADAGAFADVTNFILGGTAAMDAVRQLIRDAPETARHSIDAVRLLAPIMPSTVLCAGSNYHAHNAEKLNTPLSGKEPEFFLKTADCVIGPGDGIVCDPKLTRKLDAETELAIVIGKPGRHITVEDALDHVFGYTVSNDVTARDRQVRQTPEGFTWYELGRGKAFDSSLPLGPVIVTADALPDPQALTLRTRINGELRQQANTSDMIWTCAELIHFFSISFTLKPGMVILTGTPAGTGWSSDKELGGNWTPAPGLIAATRYCLPGDHVESEIAEIGILHNSVVSPLSH, encoded by the coding sequence ATGTTTGAAGTGAACACTACGTGGCGGCTTGGAGTGATCGAGAACGAGACCGTGATCGATCTGGTCGCTGCAGGAGCTGACGCCGGCGCTTTTGCGGATGTCACAAACTTCATCCTCGGCGGAACTGCAGCCATGGATGCTGTACGCCAACTTATACGGGACGCTCCGGAAACAGCCCGCCACAGCATTGACGCAGTGCGGTTGCTGGCGCCGATCATGCCTTCAACGGTGCTATGCGCCGGCAGCAATTACCATGCTCACAACGCAGAAAAACTGAACACGCCGCTCAGTGGCAAGGAACCCGAGTTCTTTCTCAAGACTGCCGATTGCGTCATCGGGCCGGGTGACGGGATCGTATGCGATCCAAAACTCACCCGCAAACTGGATGCGGAGACCGAGTTGGCGATAGTCATCGGCAAGCCTGGCCGCCACATCACGGTCGAGGATGCGCTGGATCATGTTTTTGGCTATACCGTTTCCAACGATGTCACTGCACGCGACCGGCAGGTGCGCCAGACACCGGAAGGATTCACCTGGTATGAATTAGGCAGAGGCAAGGCGTTTGACAGCAGCCTGCCTTTGGGGCCTGTCATTGTCACAGCCGACGCCTTGCCAGATCCGCAGGCGCTGACGCTTCGCACGCGAATCAATGGCGAGTTGCGTCAGCAGGCGAACACTTCAGACATGATCTGGACATGCGCCGAGTTGATCCACTTCTTCTCTATCAGTTTCACCCTGAAACCGGGCATGGTGATCCTTACAGGCACCCCCGCCGGTACCGGATGGTCTTCCGACAAGGAACTCGGTGGCAACTGGACCCCGGCGCCGGGATTGATTGCCGCAACCCGCTATTGTCTTCCCGGCGATCATGTTGAAAGCGAGATCGCCGAAATCGGTATCCTGCACAACAGCGTCGTCAGTCCGCTGTCTCATTAG
- a CDS encoding Lrp/AsnC ligand binding domain-containing protein produces MGEDAPEDRLQTIVRFTVDPKRTADIIRKISETVEAKSCYSVSGAFDLIVIVGADTAVRLNPGAAGVWRDRRRRTDDTIDRSRCRIRKPLTAGFHPLKGRGSITSPNETAD; encoded by the coding sequence TTGGGAGAAGATGCGCCGGAAGACCGACTGCAGACCATCGTGCGTTTCACGGTTGATCCCAAACGCACCGCCGACATCATCCGCAAGATCAGTGAAACGGTGGAAGCGAAGTCCTGCTACTCGGTCAGCGGAGCGTTCGATCTCATTGTCATCGTTGGAGCCGACACCGCAGTCCGGCTCAACCCGGGTGCTGCAGGAGTTTGGCGAGATCGAAGGCGTCGAACGGACGACACCATCGATCGTTCGCGGTGCCGCATTCGAAAACCGCTGACCGCGGGGTTTCACCCGCTGAAGGGGCGCGGCAGCATCACTTCTCCTAATGAGACAGCGGACTGA
- a CDS encoding response regulator: protein MDRSPKILIVTDEPMLMVDMLFELEDRGFDIEPMKPGEHRSWSQLHVIDAAVFDLYQPDKVPLPFAAKLWRCRIPIVSLRSGTSVRGAGAETCLSKPVDYDRLADLLIEMTCKTSAIASYASVGALLQPEAMAVDER from the coding sequence ATGGATAGAAGCCCCAAAATTCTGATCGTCACCGATGAACCCATGTTGATGGTAGACATGCTGTTCGAACTTGAGGATCGCGGTTTCGACATTGAACCCATGAAACCGGGCGAGCACAGAAGTTGGTCACAACTCCACGTAATTGACGCCGCCGTGTTTGATCTCTATCAGCCAGATAAGGTTCCGCTGCCATTTGCCGCGAAACTTTGGCGTTGCAGGATACCCATCGTCTCGCTCCGCAGTGGAACGTCGGTTCGGGGTGCCGGGGCAGAAACCTGTCTGTCCAAGCCGGTAGATTACGACAGGCTGGCAGACCTTCTCATCGAAATGACCTGCAAGACTTCTGCGATAGCGTCCTATGCAAGCGTTGGCGCGTTGCTGCAGCCCGAAGCAATGGCTGTCGACGAACGCTAG